DNA sequence from the Chitinophaga flava genome:
TTCGTCGCCATCTTTCAGTTGGCTCATGCGGCGGATATCCAGCCTTACAGAAGCATAGAACTTCAGTGCATTACCACCGGTAGTCGTTTCCGGGTTACCGAACATAACACCGATTTTCTCACGCAGCTGGTTGATGAATATGCAGCAGCAGTTGGTTTTAGCGATGGTGGCTGTCAGTTTACGCAGTGCCTGAGACATCAAACGTGCCTGCAGACCCATTTTGCTGTCACCCATTTCTCCTTCCAGCTCGCTCTTCGGTACCAGTGCAGCTACAGAGTCCACTACCACTACGTCTACTGCTCCGGATAAAATCAGACGGTCTGCAATTTCCAGTGCCTGCTCACCATGGTCTGGCTGTGAAATGAGGAGGGAATCCACATCAACACCCAGTCTGCGGGCGTAGCTGCTGTCAAAAGCGTGCTCCGCATCCACAATAGCACAGATACCACCTTTCTTTTGCGCTTCCGCAATTGTGTGAATGGCTACTGTTGTTTTACCAGAAGACTCCGGACCATAGATCTCTATAATCCTGCCCTTAGGAAAACCACCAATGCCCAGTGCGATATCAAGACCCAATGAACCGGAAGAAATTACTTCCATTGGAGCCTCTGCTTTTTCGCCCATCATCATCACGGATCCCTTACCGAAATCCTTCTCTATCTTATCCATTGTGAGGCGTAACGCCTTCAATTTTTCAGTATTGGCTGTAGACATATCTGTAGTTGTTTTTTACAAATTTAATCGAAAAGCATATCTCCAACTGGAATGCTAAATTATAACCTAATTTTTGTTTTTCCTAAATTTTTTAGCATTTTATTTTTAATGCTAAAAAAAGTAGTATCTATATCGAACTATCACTCATTCTCTTCTTTCACATCTGCATTGACCGTAACGACAATACAAAGATGAGAGGCTATTACGCATTGAATGTGCGTAATCATTTCCTTTCTCAAAAAATTCTCAGCGACCGGGGAGAGGGAAAATACTGCATTTTGAAAAAGCGTAGTTATACGCTTGAGGTTCAATACAGAATATCGGACTTTTGCATTGTCAAGTTTAGTTGTTGATGATTGTTACCCCAATGTTTGTTAGTCTGTTTGTTAACCTGCCTTGCGGCCTTGCATCCATGGTTACCGGAAGAGGCAATCCGGCTGAAACAAGGTAAACCCCAAAAATCTCTTTCCCCATCCTGAATATATCTTATTCCTTGATCTGTTTTTCCCGGATAAAAAGAGAAAAGCCGGCAAGGAATAGGTTGTTCAGGATGGGATACCGGTCAGACCAGGATCCCGCAGGCGGCCAGCTGCGTGATAATACCGATAAAGATACCCGTATAAATCTCCGCCGGAGAATGTGCATGCAGCACCATCCGCGCCGTAGCCACGATACCCGTCACCAAAAAAGTGATCACCAGTGGTACCGACACATTCATATGCATCCCCCACATCAGCGACAGCAGGAATCCGATCACCCCGCCCCAGCCAATGCTGTGCATACTGGTCTTCATAAAAGTATTGGTAACAAAGGAAATGGAAATGGCCAGAAAAGACCCCAGGAAAAAGGCCGAATAAAAACGGGGCGCACGACCCTCCTGTAAAAAGGTATAAAATGCCCAGAAATAATAAATAATGATCGCTACGTAAGGAATAATCCGCTCCCGCTGCGTTTTCATATAAATAGACGGGATAAATCCAAGCTGCTTGGCCAGCAGCACTGTCAGCAATGGAAACAGCACGGTGATGATACCCACCCGGAAATACAGCATATCGAATGCAAAACGCATGCTCTGCGGCTTAAACGCCACCATGTATTCGGGAATAGACTGCAGTATCAGAAAAGTGACCAGCGTTGGTATAAACAACGGATGGGTGATATAGGAAATAACCTGCGCGGCGGACCGGGCAACAGGCGGGAATACCGGCCATTCCTGATTAGTGATATTCCTTTCCGGTACTGCGTGTTCTTGCATCATCTTTTATTCTTATAATTCTTTACGTAAACGGGCAACCGGTATATTCAGCTGCTCCCTGTATTTGGCCACCGTACGGCGGGCAATATTATATCCTTTGTCCTGCAACATCTTCGTAAGGTTTTCGTCACTCAGCGGCTTCCGCTTGTTCTCGGCCTCTATCAGATCAGACAGGATCTTCTTCACCTCCCTGGTGGATACTTCCTCCCCGCTATCAGTAGACAGGGATTCAGAGAAGAAAAACTTCAGCTTGAAAGTACCAAATTCCGTCTGTACATATTTGCTGTTGGCCACACGGCTCACCGTGGAGATGTCCAGCTGTGTACGGTCGGCAATATCTTTCAGGATCAT
Encoded proteins:
- the recA gene encoding recombinase RecA, which encodes MSTANTEKLKALRLTMDKIEKDFGKGSVMMMGEKAEAPMEVISSGSLGLDIALGIGGFPKGRIIEIYGPESSGKTTVAIHTIAEAQKKGGICAIVDAEHAFDSSYARRLGVDVDSLLISQPDHGEQALEIADRLILSGAVDVVVVDSVAALVPKSELEGEMGDSKMGLQARLMSQALRKLTATIAKTNCCCIFINQLREKIGVMFGNPETTTGGNALKFYASVRLDIRRMSQLKDGDEAIGNRVKVKVVKNKVAPPFRQAEFDIIYGLGISKMGEIIDMGVEYGIIQKSGSWFSYDTNKLGQGRDAVKQLLNDNPELSAEIEAKIKVKIAEKQEEA